A window of Oxobacter pfennigii genomic DNA:
GGTTCATCCTTAATTATCCGTTATACCAGGTTTTTGCAACATCATTTTTGCACTTAATAACGAGATGTTACACCGTCCATACATTGTCCGTTTTATCATCTTGAGTTTATTGTTTGTACCTTCAACAAATCCATTGCTGTAATTGTATGCTACTGCATTTTCAACAGCCTCCATATCCCTGCTTAAGCCATTAGCAAAAGACTTGATTTCGGTTAATTCGCTGTTCATATAACCTTCAATAAATAAGTAAAGCAATGGAATGCTCTTAAGTTCAAGAATTTTACGGAATTCTCTGATGCACTTCTGTATCTTATGCAGTATCGGATATTCCTCAAATATGAATCCTTTGTGATTGGTAGTCAACTCGGTATTCATCCATAAGTGATTAAATACGCCATTTCTTGTA
This region includes:
- a CDS encoding transposase, whose amino-acid sequence is ILQVQKYSQEGCSNREIARRLGIGRNTVSKYKTGDPKLLYQYGIRQSKLDVYRDYIMQCLNNGLSKSKTVKAIYEQGYDGGMTNAFDYLKKIEREYNKKFEPQPYVRTMTEALKYRTGSIGRECDYITRNGVFNHLWMNTELTTNHKGFIFEEYPILHKIQKCIREFRKILELKSIPLLYLFIEGYMNSELTEIKSFANGLSRDMEAVENAVAYNYSNGFVEGTNNKLKMIKRTMYGRCNISLLSAKMMLQKPGITDN